From the Achromobacter xylosoxidans A8 genome, the window GCTCGCGCAGCAGGCGCGCCACGATCTGGTCCGTGTTCTGCGGTTCCACCGCCACGTTGCAGTCGGGGCAGTACTGCGTGCCCAGCTTGACGTACAGCAGGCGCAGGAAGTGATGGATTTCGGTCATCGTGGCCACGGTGGACTTGCGTCCGCCGCGGCTGGTGCGCTGTTCGATGGCGACCGTGGGCGGGATGCCGAAGATGGCGTCCACGTCCGGCTTGCCGGCCGGCTGCACGATGGCGCGGGCATAGGCGTTGAGCGATTCCAGATAGCGGCGCTGCCCTTCGTTGAACAGGATGTCGAAGGCCAGCGTGGACTTGCCGGAACCGGACACGCCGGTGATGACGGTGAACTTGTCGCGCGGAATCTCCACGCTGACGTTCTTCAGGTTGTGCTCGCGGGCGTTGCGGATCTCGATCGCCATATTGGCTTGGCGGCGTTCGCGCATGAGGGACTGCAGCGGGCGGCCCACGTCCGCGGCGTAGGCTTCGCCCGGCTCGGCGATGCGGGCCGTCAGCCCGGCCTGTTCGACCTCCTGCGCATCGGCGTCGCTGCTCACGACCACGTCGGCCGGCAGGATGCTGACCTCGTAGTCGCGCAGGGCGGCGCCGGTGTGCGACTTGGGGTTGTCCATCAGGTCCTGCGGCGTGCCGGTGCCGATGACCAGGCCGCCGGCGTCGCCGCCTTCGGGGCCCAGGTCGATCAGCCAGTCGGCCGCGCGGATCACGTCCAGGTTGTGCTCGATTACCAGCAAGGTGTGGCCGGCGGCCAGCAGCTTGCGGAAGGCGCGCATCAGCCGCGCCACGTCGTCGAAGTGCAGGCCGGTGGTGGGTTCGTCGAACAGGAACAGGCTGCCCTTCTTGGCGACCTTGGCGGTCGAGATGCCGCTGCGCGCCGCTTCGGCCAGGTGGCCGGCCAGCTTCAGGCGCTGCGCCTCGCCGCCAGACAGGGTGGGCACGGGCTGGCCCAGCCGCACGTATTCCAGGCCCACGTCGGCCAGCGGCGCAAGACCGGTCTGCACGTCGCGCAGGCCCTTGAAGAAGTCCAGCGCCTCGCTGACGGTCATCTCCAGCACTTCGTCGATCGACGCGCTCTTGCCCAGGTGTTCGACGCGCACCTCCAGCACTTCGGGGCGGAAGCGCTTGCCGTCGCAGTCCGGGCAGCGCAGGTACACGTCGGACAGGAACTGCATCTCCACGTGCTCGAAGCCGGTGCCGCCGCAAGTGGGGCAGCGGCCGTCGCCGCCGTTGAAGCTGAAGGTGCCTGCGGTGTAGGCGCGCTCGCGTGCCAGCGGGGCTTGGGCGAACAGCTTGCGGATCGCGTCGAACGCGCCCACGTAGCTGGCGGGGTTGGAGCGGGCCGTCTTGCCGATGGGGGTCTGGTCCACCATGACCACGTCGGCGATCTGCTCCGCGCCCAGCAGGCGGTCGAAGGCGCCGGGCGCTTCCGAGGGCTTGCCTTTCTGCTTCAGCAGGGCGGGGTAGAGCACGTCCTGCACCAGCGTGGACTTGCCCGAACCGGACACGCCGGTCACGCACACCAGGCGGCCCAGCGGCAGTTCGACCGAGACGTTCTTCAGGTTGTGCGCGCTGACGCCTTCCAGCAGCAGGCGCGGCGTGTTCGCCGCCACCGGCATGGGCCGCGGCGCTTCCACGCGCTGGCGGCCGCCCAGGTAGTCGCCTGTCAGCGTGCGCGCCGCGCGCAGCTGGGCCGGCGTGCCGTCGAAGACGATCTGGCCGCCGCGTTCGCCGGGGCCGGGTCCGATGTCGATGATGCGGTCCGCGGCCACCATGACCTGCGGATCGTGCTCGACCACCACCAGCGTGTTGCCGGCGTTGCGCAGGCGGTGCATGACTTCGACGACGCGGTGCATGTCGCGCGGGTGCAGGCCGATGGACGGCTCGTCCAGCACGAACAGCGTGTTCACCAGCGAGGTGCCCAGCGCCGTGGTCAGGTTGATGCGCTGCACTTCGCCGCCCGACAGCGTGCGGCTCTGGCGGTCCAGCGTCAGATAGCCCAGGCCCACGTCGCACAGGAACTTGAGCCGCGCGCGCACTTCGGTCATGAGCAGGTCGGTGGCGGCGTCCAGCGCGCCCGAGAACGACAGCGTGTCGAAGAAGATCCGCACGCGTTCGATGGGCAGCAGCATCACGTCATGGATGGACAGGCCGCCCAGGCCTTCGAGCTGCTCGCGGCTCCAGTTGGCGCCCACGGGCATGAAACGCTTGTAGCGGCCGTCTGCCGGCGGCAGCACGGTGTCGGCTTCTTCCTTGGTGCCCAGGCGCCAGAGCAGCGCATCGGGCTTGAGCCGCGCGCCGTTGCAGGTGGGGCAGGGCGTGTAGCTGCGGTACTTCGACAGCAGCACGCGCACGTGCATCTTGTAGGCCTTGGTTTCCAGCCAGTCGAAAAAGCGCTGCACGCCGTACCACTGGTGCTTCCAGGCGTCGTTGCCGCCCTTCCAGTCGGGCGTGCCGTAGAGCACCCAGCGCTTGTGCTCCTCGCTCATGCTCTTCCATGGCACGCCTAGCGGGATGCCGGCCTTGGGCGCGTACTTTTGCAGTTCGTCCTGGCATTCCTTGTACGACGGCGTGGTCCAGGGCTTGATGGCGCCTTCCAGCAGGGTCTTGTTTTCATCCGGGATGACCAGGCCGAAGTCGATGCCGATCACGCGGCCGAAGCCGCGGCAGGCTTCGCACGCGCCCAGGGGCGAGTTGAACGAGAAGCTGCTGGGCAGGGGATCGGTGTATTCGATGTCGCAATCGGCGCAATGCAGGCGGTCGCTGTACTTCCAGATGTGGGCGTTGCCGCCTTCGGCGTCCATCACATAGACCGCGAGGTGGCCGGCGCCCATGCGCAGCGCGGTGTCCAGCGCTTCCATCACGCGTTCGCGCTCGGTGCCGGCGAAGCGGAAGCGGTCCTGGATCACGTGCAGGATGCGGCGCGATTCGGTGCTGCCCTTCGCGGCCTTGGACTTCTTGGCGCCCTTGGCCGGGGCGGCCGCGCGCGGCGCCGCGGTTTCCTCGGCGTGCACGCGGGTGTAGCCCTGTTGCTCCAGGAAGCCGCGCACCTCTTCTTCGGTGAAGTTGGAGGGGACGGCGATGGGGAATGTCACCACCAGCCGCGGGTCGCCCGCGGCGGCGGCGCGCTCGGCCAGCGAGTGGTAGACGGAATCCGGCGTGTCGCGCCGCACCACCTTGCCGCAGCCGCGGCAATACAGCTTGGCGCCGCGCGCGAACAGCAGCTTCAGATGGTCGTTCAGTTCCGTCATCGTGCCGACCGTGCTGCGCGAACTGCGCACCGGGTTGGTCTGGTCGATGGCGATGGCGGGCAGGATGCCCTCGATGCGGTCCACCTGCGGCTTGTCCATGCGGTCCAGGAACTGGCGCGCATAGGGCGAAAAGGTTTCCACATAACGCCGCTGGCCCTCGGCGTACAGAGTGTCAAAGGCCAGCGAACTTTTGCCGGACCCCGACACGCCGGTCACGACGACCAGTTCGCCGGTGGCGATGGTCAGGTCCAGGTTCTTGAGATTGTTCTGGCGGGCGCCAACGATGCGAATTTGGGAGCTCATGGACGGTATCGTAGCCTGAGGGGAGAGGCCTGCCCGAGCGACAACCCATCGCTGGTTCCGAGCGCGGCGATATGGAATAATTGACTATATTGTGAGTCATGTGTCCAACATATGGACAGCCTTGGTGCTCACTAGCTGTACAAATAAACAGTATCGCAGATTCGTCTGACATTCGCGCTGTTCGGCTTGCACATTCTGCTGATTCATTGCTAAAGGCTTGCCGCCCTTAGTTGGAGACATACTTGCTGGAAACCAAGGTCCCGGGCGCCGCGGCGTTCGCCAAGTTCATGACGGTGCTGCAGGCGGTGGCGGATGCGCCCCAACCGCCCACGGCCGCGTCGCTGGCGCGCAGCTGCGGCTATCCCCGGCCCACGGTTTACCGCATCGTCGCCGCCCTGGCCGAGCAGGGCATGGTGGCCGAAACTGGCGGCGCCTACCGCCTGGGGCCGCGCCTGATGTCGCTGGCCAGCCGGGCCTGGTCGCAGTTCGACCTGCGCGCGGCGCTGGCGCCCGACCTGCAGGCGCTGCGCGACGAAACCGGCGAAACCGTGCACCTGGCCGTGCCTGCCGGGCTGGAAATGACCTATATCGACAAGCTGGAAAGCCCCGGCCCGGTGCGTATGGCCTCGCGCGTCGGGGCCTCCGTGGCGCTGCACTCCAGCGCCGTCGGCAAGGCCTACCTGGCGGCGCTGGACGCCGCCGCGCGCGAGCGCCTGCTGCACGATCTGCCCCTGACCGCCCGCATGCCCGGCACCGTGACCAGCCTGCCCGAACTCCGCGCCCTGCTGGACCTGGCCGCCACGCGCGGCTACGCCACCGACGACGAGGAAAACGAGCCCGGCATCGTCTGCTATGGCGTGGCCTTGTGCGACGCGGCCGGGCGGCCCGTCGCCGGCGTCAGCGTCAGCACCTTGTTGTTCCGGCGGCGCGACGACCCGCAAGCCGCCTATATCGAACCCTTGCTGCGGCTGCGCGATGCCGCCGCGGCCAAACTCGCCGTCCTGCCGGTATCGCCCGGCGGCGCCTGACCGTCTGCCTCCAAGGAATGCCATGACCGCAACCGCAGCCCCTCTCGCCTCCAAGCTCTCCACCCTGTTGGCCGCCCGGGTCGTCCCCGTGCTGCGCTACACGGACGCCGCCACCGCCGCCTATGCGGCCGAAGTCGCCGTGGCCGCCGGCTGCACCACGCTGGAGCTGACCTGGACCATCCCCGGCGTCACCGATCTGCTGCGGGCGCTGCGCGACAAGCACGGCAGCGCGCTGCTGTTGGGCGTGGGCACGGTGCTGGACGAGCAGCAGGCGCGCGAGGCCCTGGTCGCGGGCGCGGACTTCCTGGTGTCGCCGGCGCTGGCCACCGACATCGTCGACCTGGCGCACGCGGCCGACGCGCTCTGCCTGCTGGGCGCCTTCACGCCCACCGAAGTGCTGGCGGCGCGCCGCGCCGGCGTGGACGTGGTGAAGATCTTCCCCGCGGATACGGGCGGCCCCAAGCACCTGGCGGCGCTGAAGTCCGTCTACCCGGACACCATCTTCTGCCCCACGGGCGGCGTCACCCAGGACAACATGGGCGCGTACTTCGCCGCCGGCGCCGCCATCGTCGGCATCGGCAGCAACCTCTATGACAAGGCGGCCTTCGCCGCCCGCGACACCGCCGCGCTGGTGGCGCAGATCGGCCGTACCCGGGAGGCCGCCCATGGCTGATTTCGATATCGTCGCGCTGGGCGAGCCGCTGGTCGAACTGAACCAGACACACCAGGACCAGCGGCAATACCTGCAGGGCTTCGGCGGCGACACCTCCAACGCCGTGATCGCCGCGGCGCGGCAGGGCGCAAGCTGCGCCTATCTGACGCGTGTCGGCAACGACGCCTTCGGCCAGCAGTTCCTGGACTTGTGGCGGGCCGAGGGCGTGGACACCTCGGGCGTGCAGGTGGACGAGCAGGCGCATACCGGCCTGTATTTCGTGCAGCACGGCCCGGACGGCCATGCCTTCAGTTATTTGCGCCGCGGTTCGGCTGCGAGCCTGATGACGCCGGCCAGCCTGGACTCGGGCCTGATCGAACGCGCCCGCTACCTGCACGTGTCGGGCATCAGCCTGGCGATCAGCACCAGCGCCTGCGACACTGTCTTCGCCGCCATCGAGCGCGCGCATGCGGCCGGGGTCCAGGTCAGCCTGGATTCGAACCTGCGGCTGCGCTTGTGGCCGGTGGACCGCGCCCGCGCCGTGCTGCGCGAGACCATGCGCACGGCCGACCTGTTCCTGCCCAGCATGGACGACATGCAGCACCTGACCGGCAACGACGACCCGGAACGCACGCTGGACTGGATCCGTGACGCCGGCGCCACTGGCGTGGTGGTGCTGAAGCTGGGCAAGGACGGGTCCATCATCGACGACGGCCGCCAGCGTATCCCGGTGGCGGCCTTGCGCGTGGAAGCGGTGGACGCGACCGGTGCGGGCGACTGCTTTGCGGGCAGCCTGCTGGCGCGCCGCTGCCAGGGCGATTCCTGGGAGGATGCGGTGCGTTATGCCAACGCGGCTGCGGCCCTGTCCACCCTGGGATACGGCGCGGTGGATCCGCTGCCGCGCAAGGAGCAGGTCCTGGAACGGCTGAAGAGCATTTCGGGCTGACCAGGATGCGGTCTGGGCAGGGCTGCTGCTTGCCCAGGGCGGTAGGGGGGAGATGCGCCCCTTATTTCATCGCGCGGGGCGGAAGCGTGGCGGAAACGCTGCATTTTCGCGCCATTGGCGCGGCCCGCGCATTTCAGGCTAAAATGCCAAGTTACCCGAATTTTCCGCCAGCCCAGTATCCGGTTGTGCGGGCTTCACTACCGCAAATTCAACAGGAGAATCAACATGGCTGAACGCAAACGCGTGCGTCGCAACACCCTGGAACGTCGTTGCCTGGGCAAGGCTTTCAAGCGCTTGTTCGTCAAGTCGCCCAAGGGTGTGTTCAAGATGCTGGAAAAGATCAAGCGCGTCTAATCGACGTGTCCGGCCGGGGCCAGCCCCGGCCCGATCGAAAAAACCCGCCGGTGCGCCGCGCGGGTTTTTTTTCGTCTTGCTCCCGGTTCTGGCCCGGGGCTTGCCGCAAGCGCCGATCCTGCTTATTTCTTGTCCTGCGGCGGACCGAGCTTGGGCCGGATGAAATCCATGAAGGCCCGGGTCTTGGCAGGCTGGATGCTGGAAGGGTAGACCACGAAGATCGAGATTGGATCCACCGACCAGCCCGGCAGCACCCGCTTGAGCGAATTGCGCTCGATGATGGGTTCCAGCGCCAGGCAGTGCGGCATGCGCGTAATGGCCAGGTCCAGGCCGGCCAGCGTGCCCGCGATGCTCATATTGTTGGCCGCCAGATGGCCGCTGACCGGCACGCGTTCGCTGACCGCGCCGCGCCGCAGAGTCCAGTGCGAATGCGCCTCGTCGATGGTGGTGCGCAGGCATTGGTGCTGGGTCAGATCGGCCGGGGTCTTGGGTTCGCCATGGCGTTCCAGGTAGCGGTCAGAGGCATACAGGAAGTTGTCCAGGGAGACCAGTTCCTGCACCACCGCCCCGCCATGCAGGCCGCGGTTGCCGTTGAGGTCGGCCGCGCCAGCCGTCGCCAGCGGATAGTCGGCGTTGCTGCCGAAGCGCAGCACGATGTCGAACGGCGTGCCCTGCGCGTCGGAGGCCGTCATCATGCTCAGATCGAACTCGCACTCCACTTCGGGATAGCGATCCGTGAAGTCATTGATGGTTTCCGGCAACAGCCAGATCGCCAGGCTGTAAGGCATGGATACCCGCAGGTTGCCGGACGGACCGCCGGACAGCGATTGCAGTTGCTCATGCGCCAGGCGGGCCTCGTCGATCAGGCCCTGGCAGCGCCGCATATAGGCGGCGCCGGCTTCCGTGAGATCCAGGCGGCGCGTGTTGCGGTTGATCAGACGCAAGCCGATGGCGCGTTCCAACTCATTGATCCGACGCGACAAAGTCGAGGTCGGCATATTCAGCGCGCGCGCAGCCAGACTGAAGCTTTTACGCTTGGCAACCTCGACGAACAAGGCGATGTCATTGAGCTGGACGGTCGACGCTTCCATGGGCATTCCGGTTTTGGCCGCCCGAGTGTACGCCACTACGGAACGCGTTCCCAAGATTGGCGCGGCTCCCGATGTTGTACGAATCTCGGTTTTGTCAGATTTGATTGCAAATTTGAGCGTCTCGGGGCCGGTTCGCGCGGGCATATCCCCTAAACTTCAGGCGAAAACACCAAAACCAAGACCGCAGCGCTTGCATGACGCATCGCAAAGGGGCTCAGTGGGCATGACCGACACACCAACTTTTTTCACTGTTTTAACGCCCACCTACAACCGGGCGGGCACGCTCCATCGGGTATATGAATCCCTTTCCCGGCAGACGTTCCGGGATTTCGAATGGGTGGTGGTGGACGACGGTTCCACCGACAATACCCACGAGTCCATCCTGGAGTGGCAGGCGCGCGCCGATTTTCCGATCCGTTATTTCTGGCAGAACAACCGCCACAAGAAAACCGCCTTCAACCGCGGCGTGCGCGAGGCGCACGGCGAACTCATCGTCGGCCTGGACAGCGACGACGAAATGCCGCCCGACGCCCTGGCCACGTTCAAGGCGGCCTGGGACAGCATTCCGCCGGCACGGCGCGAATCCTACGTGGCCGTGACCGGCCTGTGCGCGCGTCCTGACGGCAGCATCGTCGGCGACCGCTACCCGCAGGACGTGTTCGACAGCACGGCCGTGGACGTCTATTTCCGCTATCGCATCAAGGGCGAGAAGTTCGGCTGTATGCGCACCGACATTCTCAGGAAATATCCCTTCCCCGAGGATGTCGCCGGCTTCGTGCCCGAAAGCCTGGTGTGGTGGGCAATCGCGCGAGCGGGTTATCTCAGCCGCTTCATCAACCGCGTGGTGCGTACCTACCACGACACGCCTGGCGGCCTGAGCCAGGGCGCGGTCTCGGTGGGCAACAATGCCCAGGGCCTGTACCTGCTGGCCTGGGACATGCTGCAGCACCATCTGGAATTCTTCCGCTACCGGCCGCGCGAGTTCATCATGGCCGCAGCGCGCTATACCCGCTTCCGGCTGCATCTGAAGCACTCCGGGGTGGCGACGGCGGTGCAGGCCTACAAGCTGACCAACCCTGCGGCGAAGTTCATGGTGGCGGCCATGTGGCCGCTGGGTTACGCCCTGTACCGTCGCGACCGGCGCCGCGGCGTCGCCTAGGGGCCGCCGCGCAGGCAAGCCCCCGCAGGCGTTGCATTACGCAGGCGCCGCGGCGGACGCCCCATG encodes:
- a CDS encoding IclR family transcriptional regulator, translated to MLETKVPGAAAFAKFMTVLQAVADAPQPPTAASLARSCGYPRPTVYRIVAALAEQGMVAETGGAYRLGPRLMSLASRAWSQFDLRAALAPDLQALRDETGETVHLAVPAGLEMTYIDKLESPGPVRMASRVGASVALHSSAVGKAYLAALDAAARERLLHDLPLTARMPGTVTSLPELRALLDLAATRGYATDDEENEPGIVCYGVALCDAAGRPVAGVSVSTLLFRRRDDPQAAYIEPLLRLRDAAAAKLAVLPVSPGGA
- a CDS encoding sugar kinase, yielding MADFDIVALGEPLVELNQTHQDQRQYLQGFGGDTSNAVIAAARQGASCAYLTRVGNDAFGQQFLDLWRAEGVDTSGVQVDEQAHTGLYFVQHGPDGHAFSYLRRGSAASLMTPASLDSGLIERARYLHVSGISLAISTSACDTVFAAIERAHAAGVQVSLDSNLRLRLWPVDRARAVLRETMRTADLFLPSMDDMQHLTGNDDPERTLDWIRDAGATGVVVLKLGKDGSIIDDGRQRIPVAALRVEAVDATGAGDCFAGSLLARRCQGDSWEDAVRYANAAAALSTLGYGAVDPLPRKEQVLERLKSISG
- a CDS encoding glycosyltransferase family 2 protein, which codes for MTDTPTFFTVLTPTYNRAGTLHRVYESLSRQTFRDFEWVVVDDGSTDNTHESILEWQARADFPIRYFWQNNRHKKTAFNRGVREAHGELIVGLDSDDEMPPDALATFKAAWDSIPPARRESYVAVTGLCARPDGSIVGDRYPQDVFDSTAVDVYFRYRIKGEKFGCMRTDILRKYPFPEDVAGFVPESLVWWAIARAGYLSRFINRVVRTYHDTPGGLSQGAVSVGNNAQGLYLLAWDMLQHHLEFFRYRPREFIMAAARYTRFRLHLKHSGVATAVQAYKLTNPAAKFMVAAMWPLGYALYRRDRRRGVA
- a CDS encoding bifunctional 4-hydroxy-2-oxoglutarate aldolase/2-dehydro-3-deoxy-phosphogluconate aldolase — its product is MTATAAPLASKLSTLLAARVVPVLRYTDAATAAYAAEVAVAAGCTTLELTWTIPGVTDLLRALRDKHGSALLLGVGTVLDEQQAREALVAGADFLVSPALATDIVDLAHAADALCLLGAFTPTEVLAARRAGVDVVKIFPADTGGPKHLAALKSVYPDTIFCPTGGVTQDNMGAYFAAGAAIVGIGSNLYDKAAFAARDTAALVAQIGRTREAAHG
- the uvrA gene encoding excinuclease ABC subunit UvrA, yielding MSSQIRIVGARQNNLKNLDLTIATGELVVVTGVSGSGKSSLAFDTLYAEGQRRYVETFSPYARQFLDRMDKPQVDRIEGILPAIAIDQTNPVRSSRSTVGTMTELNDHLKLLFARGAKLYCRGCGKVVRRDTPDSVYHSLAERAAAAGDPRLVVTFPIAVPSNFTEEEVRGFLEQQGYTRVHAEETAAPRAAAPAKGAKKSKAAKGSTESRRILHVIQDRFRFAGTERERVMEALDTALRMGAGHLAVYVMDAEGGNAHIWKYSDRLHCADCDIEYTDPLPSSFSFNSPLGACEACRGFGRVIGIDFGLVIPDENKTLLEGAIKPWTTPSYKECQDELQKYAPKAGIPLGVPWKSMSEEHKRWVLYGTPDWKGGNDAWKHQWYGVQRFFDWLETKAYKMHVRVLLSKYRSYTPCPTCNGARLKPDALLWRLGTKEEADTVLPPADGRYKRFMPVGANWSREQLEGLGGLSIHDVMLLPIERVRIFFDTLSFSGALDAATDLLMTEVRARLKFLCDVGLGYLTLDRQSRTLSGGEVQRINLTTALGTSLVNTLFVLDEPSIGLHPRDMHRVVEVMHRLRNAGNTLVVVEHDPQVMVAADRIIDIGPGPGERGGQIVFDGTPAQLRAARTLTGDYLGGRQRVEAPRPMPVAANTPRLLLEGVSAHNLKNVSVELPLGRLVCVTGVSGSGKSTLVQDVLYPALLKQKGKPSEAPGAFDRLLGAEQIADVVMVDQTPIGKTARSNPASYVGAFDAIRKLFAQAPLARERAYTAGTFSFNGGDGRCPTCGGTGFEHVEMQFLSDVYLRCPDCDGKRFRPEVLEVRVEHLGKSASIDEVLEMTVSEALDFFKGLRDVQTGLAPLADVGLEYVRLGQPVPTLSGGEAQRLKLAGHLAEAARSGISTAKVAKKGSLFLFDEPTTGLHFDDVARLMRAFRKLLAAGHTLLVIEHNLDVIRAADWLIDLGPEGGDAGGLVIGTGTPQDLMDNPKSHTGAALRDYEVSILPADVVVSSDADAQEVEQAGLTARIAEPGEAYAADVGRPLQSLMRERRQANMAIEIRNAREHNLKNVSVEIPRDKFTVITGVSGSGKSTLAFDILFNEGQRRYLESLNAYARAIVQPAGKPDVDAIFGIPPTVAIEQRTSRGGRKSTVATMTEIHHFLRLLYVKLGTQYCPDCNVAVEPQNTDQIVARLLREHRGVHIGLLAPLVTARKGYYTDLAKWAGSKGHSHLRVDGEFIPVTPWPRLDRYKEHTIELPVADVVVDPANEAELRAAVKSALENGQGVMSVVWPVNKLHEALDSDLQQQHFSVKRACPSCGTSFPEPDPRLFSYNSKHGWCTGCFGTGLQLQGFDEEQTGEETAWNAWYEGEAKACTQCDGERLNRVARAVRWRDKSIAELASLPVSDAHTFFTGLVARGREGEIARDILTEIRGRLNFMQEVGLNYLALDRAAPTLSGGEAQRIRLAAQLGSNLQGVCYVLDEPTIGLHPRDNRILLDALARLEGNGNTLVVVEHDDDTIRRASHIIDIGPGAGIRGGRVVAQGSAQDLIDAPESVTGRYLAKPLQHPLQGRRPVEADTPMIEIKGARLHNLRSVDAKIPVGRLSVVTGVSGSGKSTLAREVLLDNLMQAVSQGKSPGWAGCDSIKGWEAIDRVLEVDQTPIGKTPRSCPATYVGFWDDVRKQFADTREARMRGWTAARFSFNTGDGRCPICEGQGMRTIEMNFLPDVKVPCDACNGARFNHDTLSTQMRGKNAGELLSMEVDDAIGYFAAHPKIHRPLQLMQDVGLGYLTLGQPSPTLSGGEAQRIKLVTELSKARLTDGLIKTGRASRIPHTLYVLDEPTVGLSMADVEKLIHVLHRLVEAGNTVVVIEHNLDVIAEADWLLDLGPEGGTGGGKLVGEGSPEHVMTLSDHSHTGRVLKEFLAHQQQ
- a CDS encoding LysR family transcriptional regulator; translated protein: MEASTVQLNDIALFVEVAKRKSFSLAARALNMPTSTLSRRINELERAIGLRLINRNTRRLDLTEAGAAYMRRCQGLIDEARLAHEQLQSLSGGPSGNLRVSMPYSLAIWLLPETINDFTDRYPEVECEFDLSMMTASDAQGTPFDIVLRFGSNADYPLATAGAADLNGNRGLHGGAVVQELVSLDNFLYASDRYLERHGEPKTPADLTQHQCLRTTIDEAHSHWTLRRGAVSERVPVSGHLAANNMSIAGTLAGLDLAITRMPHCLALEPIIERNSLKRVLPGWSVDPISIFVVYPSSIQPAKTRAFMDFIRPKLGPPQDKK